The proteins below are encoded in one region of Vulpes lagopus strain Blue_001 chromosome 10, ASM1834538v1, whole genome shotgun sequence:
- the TRAPPC2L gene encoding trafficking protein particle complex subunit 2-like protein isoform X6: MAVCVAVIAKENYPLYIRSIPTENELKFHYMVHTSLDVVDEKISAMGKALVDQRELYLGLLYPTEDYKVYPSHQLCRYGYVTNSKVKFVMVVDSSNTALRDNEIRSVCVPVD, from the exons ATGGCGGTGTGCGTGGCGGTGATCGCCAAGGAG AATTATCCTCTTTACATCCGCAGCATCCCCACGGAGAATGAACTGAAATTCCACTACATGGTGCACACGTCCCTGGATGTGGTGGACGAGAAGATTTCCGCCATGGGGAAGGCCTTGGTGGACCAGAGGGAGCTGTACCTGGGCCTGCTGTACCCCACAGAGGACTACAAGGTGTATCCTTCACACCAG CTCTGCAGGTATGGCTACGTGACCAACTCCAAGGTGAAGTTTGTCATGGTGGTAGATTCCTCCAACACGGCGCTTCGAGACAACGAGATCCGCAGT GTGTGTGTACCCGTGGACTGA
- the TRAPPC2L gene encoding trafficking protein particle complex subunit 2-like protein isoform X2: MAVCVAVIAKENYPLYIRSIPTENELKFHYMVHTSLDVVDEKISAMGKALVDQRELYLGLLYPTEDYKVYPSHQLCRYGYVTNSKVKFVMVVDSSNTALRDNEIRSMFRKLHNSYTDVMCNPFYNPGDRIHSRAFDSMVTSMMIQVC; the protein is encoded by the exons ATGGCGGTGTGCGTGGCGGTGATCGCCAAGGAG AATTATCCTCTTTACATCCGCAGCATCCCCACGGAGAATGAACTGAAATTCCACTACATGGTGCACACGTCCCTGGATGTGGTGGACGAGAAGATTTCCGCCATGGGGAAGGCCTTGGTGGACCAGAGGGAGCTGTACCTGGGCCTGCTGTACCCCACAGAGGACTACAAGGTGTATCCTTCACACCAG CTCTGCAGGTATGGCTACGTGACCAACTCCAAGGTGAAGTTTGTCATGGTGGTAGATTCCTCCAACACGGCGCTTCGAGACAACGAGATCCGCAGT ATGTTCCGGAAGCTGCACAATTCCTACACAGATGTGATGTGCAACCCCTTCTACAATCCTGGGGACCGCATTCATTCTAG GGCCTTCGACAGCATGGTGACATCCATGATGATCCAGGTGTGCTGA
- the TRAPPC2L gene encoding trafficking protein particle complex subunit 2-like protein isoform X3 produces MAVCVAVIAKENYPLYIRSIPTENELKFHYMVHTSLDVVDEKISAMGKALVDQRELYLGLLYPTEDYKVYGYVTNSKVKFVMVVDSSNTALRDNEIRSMFRKLHNSYTDVMCNPFYNPGDRIHSRAFDSMVTSMMIQVC; encoded by the exons ATGGCGGTGTGCGTGGCGGTGATCGCCAAGGAG AATTATCCTCTTTACATCCGCAGCATCCCCACGGAGAATGAACTGAAATTCCACTACATGGTGCACACGTCCCTGGATGTGGTGGACGAGAAGATTTCCGCCATGGGGAAGGCCTTGGTGGACCAGAGGGAGCTGTACCTGGGCCTGCTGTACCCCACAGAGGACTACAAGGT GTATGGCTACGTGACCAACTCCAAGGTGAAGTTTGTCATGGTGGTAGATTCCTCCAACACGGCGCTTCGAGACAACGAGATCCGCAGT ATGTTCCGGAAGCTGCACAATTCCTACACAGATGTGATGTGCAACCCCTTCTACAATCCTGGGGACCGCATTCATTCTAG GGCCTTCGACAGCATGGTGACATCCATGATGATCCAGGTGTGCTGA
- the TRAPPC2L gene encoding trafficking protein particle complex subunit 2-like protein isoform X4, whose product MVHTSLDVVDEKISAMGKALVDQRELYLGLLYPTEDYKVYPSHQSPCVESTFPNQLCRYGYVTNSKVKFVMVVDSSNTALRDNEIRSMFRKLHNSYTDVMCNPFYNPGDRIHSRAFDSMVTSMMIQVC is encoded by the exons ATGGTGCACACGTCCCTGGATGTGGTGGACGAGAAGATTTCCGCCATGGGGAAGGCCTTGGTGGACCAGAGGGAGCTGTACCTGGGCCTGCTGTACCCCACAGAGGACTACAAGGTGTATCCTTCACACCAG AGTCCCTGTGTTGAAAGCACATTCCCTAACCAGCTCTGCAGGTATGGCTACGTGACCAACTCCAAGGTGAAGTTTGTCATGGTGGTAGATTCCTCCAACACGGCGCTTCGAGACAACGAGATCCGCAGT ATGTTCCGGAAGCTGCACAATTCCTACACAGATGTGATGTGCAACCCCTTCTACAATCCTGGGGACCGCATTCATTCTAG GGCCTTCGACAGCATGGTGACATCCATGATGATCCAGGTGTGCTGA
- the TRAPPC2L gene encoding trafficking protein particle complex subunit 2-like protein isoform X5, translating into MAVCVAVIAKENYPLYIRSIPTENELKFHYMVHTSLDVVDEKISAMGKALVDQRELYLGLLYPTEDYKVYPSHQSPCVESTFPNQLCRYGYVTNSKVKFVMVVDSSNTALRDNEIRSVCVPVD; encoded by the exons ATGGCGGTGTGCGTGGCGGTGATCGCCAAGGAG AATTATCCTCTTTACATCCGCAGCATCCCCACGGAGAATGAACTGAAATTCCACTACATGGTGCACACGTCCCTGGATGTGGTGGACGAGAAGATTTCCGCCATGGGGAAGGCCTTGGTGGACCAGAGGGAGCTGTACCTGGGCCTGCTGTACCCCACAGAGGACTACAAGGTGTATCCTTCACACCAG AGTCCCTGTGTTGAAAGCACATTCCCTAACCAGCTCTGCAGGTATGGCTACGTGACCAACTCCAAGGTGAAGTTTGTCATGGTGGTAGATTCCTCCAACACGGCGCTTCGAGACAACGAGATCCGCAGT GTGTGTGTACCCGTGGACTGA
- the TRAPPC2L gene encoding trafficking protein particle complex subunit 2-like protein isoform X1: MAVCVAVIAKENYPLYIRSIPTENELKFHYMVHTSLDVVDEKISAMGKALVDQRELYLGLLYPTEDYKVYPSHQSPCVESTFPNQLCRYGYVTNSKVKFVMVVDSSNTALRDNEIRSMFRKLHNSYTDVMCNPFYNPGDRIHSRAFDSMVTSMMIQVC, from the exons ATGGCGGTGTGCGTGGCGGTGATCGCCAAGGAG AATTATCCTCTTTACATCCGCAGCATCCCCACGGAGAATGAACTGAAATTCCACTACATGGTGCACACGTCCCTGGATGTGGTGGACGAGAAGATTTCCGCCATGGGGAAGGCCTTGGTGGACCAGAGGGAGCTGTACCTGGGCCTGCTGTACCCCACAGAGGACTACAAGGTGTATCCTTCACACCAG AGTCCCTGTGTTGAAAGCACATTCCCTAACCAGCTCTGCAGGTATGGCTACGTGACCAACTCCAAGGTGAAGTTTGTCATGGTGGTAGATTCCTCCAACACGGCGCTTCGAGACAACGAGATCCGCAGT ATGTTCCGGAAGCTGCACAATTCCTACACAGATGTGATGTGCAACCCCTTCTACAATCCTGGGGACCGCATTCATTCTAG GGCCTTCGACAGCATGGTGACATCCATGATGATCCAGGTGTGCTGA